From the genome of Impatiens glandulifera chromosome 9, dImpGla2.1, whole genome shotgun sequence, one region includes:
- the LOC124915724 gene encoding uncharacterized protein LOC124915724 yields the protein MAIIEKKKWWLSNRKIAGNYVREARRLIATKNNTNIASAIIILDTALSLSPSFDLAMELKARSLLHLRRFKQIAEMLQDYIPSVIRSNDYDAECSSLFSFSYDQPLSGEHVKLLPNSSTPDQDIDHLRFNCFSIYKLKKKIMDTLSNSSAVEEQWRFLVLGQACCHLGLMEDAMLLLQTGKRLAAAAFRLESISWTDDSFSLSSPEITTGGESFSSEQSPKTESENITQLLTYIKFLIRRKSAAVAALDAGLYSEAVRHFTKLVEGRRRAPQGFIAECYMNRALAYQSLGRIADAIADCNRTLALDPSCLEALSIRASLFETIRCLPDSLHDLEHMKLLYNSILRDRRLLGPAWKPKTVQYREIPGKLCSLTTRIQKLKQRVASGEIGNVDYYGLIGLRRGINRRSDLERAHLLLSLRHKPDKAIGFLERVELAEEEEDGVMESVKDRANISALWLYRLILKGHNSVMATIIKEEEEENKHRRVLNTSSSSSSSPPAVFQGRVFCRDLAEVGNLLSQAGFNHRPIPVKYEALSC from the exons ATGGCCATCatagagaagaagaaatggtggcTGAGCAATCGGaag ATCGCAGGAAATTATGTCAGAGAAGCAAGACGCTTAATCGCGACTAAGAACAACACCAACATTGCGTCTGCGATAATAATTCTGGATACTGCTCTGTCTCTTTCTCCTAGTTTCGATCTGGCAATGGAACTCAAGGCACGATCTCTCCTTCATCTCCGGCGTTTTAAGCAAATCGCGGAAATGCTTCAGGATTACATCCCAAGTGTAATCAGATCGAACGATTACGATGCTGAGTGTTCTTCCTTATTCTCTTTCTCATATGATCAACCTTTATCTGGAGAACATGTCAAACTTCTTCCTAATTCGTCTACTCCTGATCAAGATATTGACCACTTGCGTTTTAACTGTTTCTCAATctacaaattgaagaagaagatcatGGACACTCTCTCTAATAGCTCTGCCGTCGAAGAACAATGGAG GTTTTTAGTATTGGGACAAGCTTGTTGTCATTTGGGATTGATGGAGGATGCAATGTTACTCCTTCAGACAGGAAAACGCTTGGCGGCGGCGGCGTTCCGTCTGGAGAGTATTTCATGGACGGACGAcagtttttctctttcttcaccGGAGATAACAACCGGCGGCGAAAGCTTCTCATCGGAACAGTCGCCGAAGACAGAGTCAGAAAACATTACCCAACTGCTTACCTACATAAAATTCCTCATCCGCCGCAAGAGTGCCGCCGTCGCCGCCCTAGACGCCGGCCTATACTCAGAAGCCGTTCGTCACTTCACGAAGCTAGTTGAAGGCCGTCGCCGTGCCCCACAAGGGTTCATCGCCGAATGTTACATGAACAGAGCTTTGGCTTACCAATCGCTTGGTAGAATCGCAGACGCAATCGCAGATTGCAATCGAACGTTGGCGCTTGATCCTTCATGTTTGGAAGCTTTAAGCATTAGAGCTTCTTTATTTGAAACAATCAGATGTTTACCGGACAGTCTTCACGATCTTGAACATATGAAATTGCTTTATAACTCAATTCTCCGTGATCGAAGACTTCTGGGACCGGCATGGAAACCGAAAACAGTTCAATACAGAGAAATTCCAGGAAAGCTTTGTTCTTTAACGACGAGAATACAAAAATTGAAACAGAGAGTTGCTTCTGGAGAAATTGGGAACGTAGATTACTATGGTTTGATCGGATTGAGAAGGGGAATTAATCGGCGTTCTGATTTGGAAAGAGCCCATTTGCTTCTATCTTTACGGCATAAACCTGATAAAGCTATTGGGTTTCTGGAAAGGGTAGAGCttgctgaagaagaagaagatggagtAATGGAATCTGTTAAGGATAGAGCAAATATATCAGCTTTATGGCTTTACAGGTTAATTCTAAAGGGGCATAATTCTGTAATGGCAACAATaataaaggaagaagaagaagaaaacaaacatcGACGAGTCTTGaatacatcatcatcatcatcttcatctccTCCGGCGGTGTTTCAGGGCCGGGTATTTTGCAGGGATCTTGCAGAGGTCGGGAATTTGCTTTCTCAGGCTGGTTTTAATCATCGTCCGATTCCGGTAAAGTATGAAGCTTTGAGCTGCTGA
- the LOC124915383 gene encoding phospholipase A1 PLIP2, chloroplastic, whose amino-acid sequence MDSLCLKAGIHTMAAPIVSGAALLDVRTNQSHITASVGRSPLDKPSVLAAAPPQRSGPWGFTFRYPLRSLWPGGGKRYDAIAVDDAVSVEQIEQEKGGGGAEEEIGGDARKENWVLKILHVKSMWKDTRNVEVEELVEDPEESTRTVDDRNRDCSGDDTNGDEECDLCSIDHDDNDDKIKFDKDSFSKLLRRVSLPEARLYAQMSYLGSLAYCIPQIKPGNLLKRHSLKYITSSLEKKEEEKLKEEKETADSQNIKEEEKEETREKKSEEMEDVKNKKKKDNERRISASVAYEIAASAASYLHTHTKSIIFFRTSKSESAEDDGDDNTAEKNIAGISENIMNNEMASLAATTDSVTSVVAAKEEVKQAVADNLSSRRSSPCEWFICDDDETATRYFVIQGSESLASWQANLLFEPAEFEGLDVLVHRGIYEAAKGIYEQMLPEVHAHLETHGDRATFRFTGHSLGGSLSVLVNLMLLIRGGVPPHSLLPVITFGAPSIVCGGDRLLKKLGLPRSHIQAITMHRDIVPRAFSCNYPSHVAEFLKAVNGNFRNLPCLSKQKLLYAPMGELLILQPDQKFSPSHELLPSGSGLYLLISGGDTEEEGDTGRLVAAQCAFLNSPHPLEILSDRGAYGSSGTVQRDHDMNSYLRCVRGVIREELNQIRKGRRENRKRRRSWWPILVSTGGGSGGAGIMRGMGVKEEVKFSGMVQNGRESLRRFSRLVASQHMHLLVLLLFPAKMLILGTFSVIMGGGVSHS is encoded by the exons ATGGATTCTCTCTGCTTGAAGGCGGGGATTCATACTATGGCCGCGCCCATAGTATCCGGCGCCGCTCTTCTTGACGTCCGTACCAATCAATCGCACATTACGGCTTCCGTAGGGAGATCGCCGCTTGATAAACCGTCGGTATTAGCGGCGGCGCCGCCTCAGAGATCAGGACCCTGGGGTTTTACCTTTAGGTATCCTCTCAGATCTCTCTGGCCTGGCGGAGGGAAGAGATACGACGCCATTGCCGTCGACGATGCAGTTTCGGTCGAGCAAATCGAACAGGAGAAAGGAGGCGGAGGAGCGGAGGAGGAGATCGGCGGGGACGCGCGGAAGGAGAATTGGGTGTTGAAGATCTTGCATGTTAAATCCATGTGGAAGGATACTAGGAATGTTGAGGTTGAAGAACTCGTTGAAGATCCGGAGGAATCAACCCGAACTGTGGACGATCGGAATCGCGATTGCTCTGGTGATGATACCAATGGCGATGAGGAATGTGATCTCTGTAGTATTGATCACGATGATAATGACGATAAAATCAAATTCGATAAAGATTCATTTTCCAAATTGCTTCGTAGGGTTTCATTGCCTGAAGCAAGGTTATATGCTCAAATGTCGTATCTAGGGAGCTTGGCTTATTGCATACCGCAGATCAAG CCAGGAAATCTTCTTAAAAGACATAGTCTGAAATACATAACTTCATCATTGGAGAAGAAGGAAGAGGAGAAATTAAAGGAAGAAAAGGAAACTGCTGATTCTCAGaatattaaagaagaagaaaaagaggaaACACGGGAGAAGAAATCAGAGGAAATGGAGGATgtgaagaataagaagaagaaagacaatgaGAGAAGAATAAGCGCATCAGTTGCTTACGAAATTGCTGCATCTGCAGCTTCATATCTTCATACACATACCAAAAGCATCATTTTCTTTAGAACATCCAAATCCGAGTCTGCTGAAGATGATGGTGATGATAATACAGCAGAGAAGAATATTGCAGGAATTAGTGAGAACATTATGAACAATGAAATGGCTTCCCTAGCTGCAACAACAGACTCGGTGACATCCGTGGTTGCTGCAAAGGAGGAAGTAAAGCAGGCTGTTGCTGATAATTTGAGCTCTAGACGTTCTTCACCATGTGAATGGTTCATTTGCGATGATGATGAGACTGCAACAAGATATTTTGTTATTCAG GGTTCGGAGTCATTGGCATCTTGGCAGGCCAATCTACTTTTCGAACCAGCTGAATTCGag GGACTTGATGTGCTTGTTCATCGAGGAATATACGAGGCAGCCAAGGGTATCTACGAGCAGATGCTACCGGAGGTGCATGCCCATTTAGAAACTCACGGCGATCGTGCAACTTTCAGATTCACAGGGCACTCTCTAGGCGGAAGTTTGTCTGTTCTAGTGAATCTGATGTTGCTAATAAGGGGCGGTGTTCCTCCCCATTCATTGCTCCCTGTAATAACTTTTGGCGCACCTTCGATTGTTTGTGGAGGCGACCGGCTGCTGAAGAAACTGGGGCTCCCCAGAAGTCACATTCAGGCTATTACTATGCACAGGGACATTGTACCTCGAGCCTTCTCCTGTAATTATCCTTCTCACGTGGCGGAGTTTCTGAAGGCGGTTAATGGAAACTTCAGGAATCTTCCGTGTTTAAGTAAGCAGAAGCTATTGTACGCTCCAATGGGGGAGTTACTGATCCTGCAGCCGGATCAGAAATTCTCGCCAAGTCATGAGCTGCTTCCGTCGGGTAGCGGATTATATCTTCTGATTAGCGGGGGAGACACTGAGGAGGAAGGTGATACTGGTCGTCTTGTTGCTGCTCAGTGTGCGTTTTTGAATAGTCCCCATCCGCTTGAGATTTTAAGCGATCGGGGAGCGTATGGTTCTTCGGGGACGGTGCAGAGGGATCACGATATGAATTCTTATTTGAGATGCGTTAGGGGTGTGATAAGGGAGGAACTGAACCAAATAAGGAAGGGGAGGCGGGAGAataggaagaggaggaggagctGGTGGCCAATATTAGTGTCCACTGGTGGCGGGAGTGGTGGGGCGGGAATAATGAGAGGAATGGGTGTGAAGGAAGAGGTGAAGTTTTCGGGAATGGTTCAGAACGGAAGAGAATCGTTGAGACGGTTCAGTAGGCTTGTGGCGTCGCAACACATGCATTTGCTTGTGCTGCTCTTGTTTCCGGCCAAGATGCTCATTTTGGGAACATTTAGTGTCATCATGGGTGGTGGAGTTAGTCATTCTTAA
- the LOC124914450 gene encoding dnaJ protein ERDJ3B: MACRNANLLSLLYLLSFALIAIAGKSYYDILQIPKGASDEQIKRAYRKLALKYHPDKNQGNEEATKKFAEINNAYEVLSDSEKRGIYDRYGEEGLKQQAANGGRGGGGMNMQDIFSSFFGGGSAEEEEEKIVKGDDVIVELDASLEDLYMGGTLNVWREKNILKPAPGKRRCNCRNEVYHRQIGPGMFQQMTEQVCEQCANVKFEREGSFITVDIEKGMQDGQEVVFYEDGEPKIDGEPGDLKFRIRTAQHDCFRREGNDLHTVANITLVEALVGFEKNIKHLDEHLVEIGSKVITKPKEVRKFKGEGMPLHFSNKKGDLYVAYEVIFPKSLTEEQKKKIKEILV, encoded by the exons GCCGG GAAGAGTTACTATGATATTCTTCAAATTCCCAAGGGAGCTTCAGATGAGCAAATTAAAAGAGCTTACAGAAAGCTTGCCTTGAAGTATCATCCTGATAAGAACCAGGGGAACGAGGAAGCCACCAAGAAATTTGCAGAGATTAACAACG CTTATGAAGTGCTATCGGACAGCGAAAAGAGAGGCATATATGATAGGTATGGTGAAGAGGGTCTCAAGCAGCAGGCTGCCAAtggtggaagaggaggaggtGGAATGAATATGCAGGACATTTTTAGCTC CTTCTTTGGAGGCGGGtctgcagaagaagaagaagagaaaattgtaaAAGGGGATGATGTAATAGTTGAATTGGATGCTTCATTGGAAGATTTGTACATGGGAGGAACTTTGAAT GTATGGAGGGAGAAGAACATTCTAAAACCAGCCCCTGGTAAGAGACGCTGCAACTGTCGGAATGAAGTTTACCACAGACAAATTGGACCAGGAATGTTCCAGCAGATGACAGAGCAG GTCTGTGAACAATGCGCAAATGTCAAATTTGAAAGGGAAGGAAGCTTCATTACTGTTGATATTGAGAAAGGAATGCAGGATGGCCAG GAGGTGGTCTTTTACGAGGATGGTGAGCCTAAAATAGATGGTGAACCCGGTGATTTGAAG TTCCGAATTCGCACAGCACAACACGATTGCTTCCGTAGAGAAGGCAATGACCTCCACACAGTTGCCAATATAACTCTG GTGGAGGCTCTTGTAGGTTTTGAGAAAAACATCAAACATCTTGATGAACATTTGGTGGAAATTGGCTCCAAG GTTATAACGAAACCGAAGGAAGTTCGGAAGTTCAAAGGAGAGGGGATGCCTTTGCATTTTAGTAACAAGAAAGGAGATCTGTATGTTGCTTATGAGGTTATTTTCCCGAAATCGTTGACAGAAgagcagaagaagaagataaaggaAATACTAGTGTAG